Proteins encoded in a region of the Diospyros lotus cultivar Yz01 chromosome 9, ASM1463336v1, whole genome shotgun sequence genome:
- the LOC127810378 gene encoding 14-3-3-like protein GF14-C — protein MVPTELSREENVYMAKLAEQAERYEEMVEFMEKVAVAGDAEELSVEERNLLSVAYKNVIGARRASWRIISSIEQKEESRGNEDHVSLIKEYRGKIEAELSKICDGILKLLDSHLIPAATAAESKVFYLKMKGDYHRYLAEFKTAAERKEAAENTLLAYKSAQDIALADLAPTHPIRLGLALNFSVFYYEILNSPDRACNLAKQAFDEAISELDTLGEESYKDSTLIMQLLRDNLTLWTSDVADEGGDEIKESSKREPPEGQQ, from the exons ATGGTGCCAACTGAGTTGTCGCGCGAGGAAAATGTTTACATGGCCAAATTGGCCGAACAGGCTGAAAGATACGAAGAAATGGTTGAATTCATGGAGAAAGTGGCAGTGGCAGGGGATGCTGAGGAATTAAGTGTGGAGGAAAGGAACCTCCTCTCTGTTGCTTACAAGAACGTGATTGGAGCCAGGAGGGCTTCTTGGAGAATTATCTCTTCTATTGAACAGAAGGAAGAGAGTCGTGGAAATGAAGACCATGTCTCCCTTATCAAGGAGTACAGGGGAAAGATCGAGGCAGAACTCAGCAAGATCTGTGATGGGATTCTCAAGCTTCTCGATTCACATCTCATTCCCGCTGCAACAGCCGCAGAGTCCAAGGTGTTCTACCTTAAGATGAAGGGTGATTATCACAGGTATCTGGCCGAGTTCAAGACTGCGGCTGAGAGGAAGGAGGCTGCTGAAAACACATTGCTGGCTTACAAGTCCGCCCAG GATATTGCTTTAGCTGACTTGGCTCCCACTCACCCAATAAGACTGGGACTTGCACTTAACTTCTCTGTCTTTTACTATGAGATCCTCAATTCCCCTGATCGTGCCTGCAATCTTGCAAAGCAG GCTTTTGATGAGGCTATTTCCGAGCTAGACACATTGGGTGAGGAATCATACAAGGATAGCACATTGATCATGCAACTTCTTCGGGACAATCTGACACTATGGACTTCTGATGTTGCG GATGAAGGTGGGGATGAGATCAAGGAAAGTTCAAAGCGCGAGCCCCCAGAGGGTCAGCAGTGA
- the LOC127810381 gene encoding membrane protein PM19L-like isoform X2: MAIGRRARSLMGPILTANFVGYLILLGLAGWSLDKFIDGEQNHPHLGGNQSTSFMLVFASLAGAIGVCSVVAGWVHRRAWRSDSLAAAASSAIAGWALTALAFGLVCKEIIMGGHRGKRLQTLEAFIAISTLSQLLYLLLLHAGMFDSRFGPLY; the protein is encoded by the exons ATGGCGATTGGAAGGAGAGCTAGAAGCCTGATGGGGCCTATCTTAACAGCCAACTTCGTTGGATATCTAATCTTACTTGGACTCGCCGGATGGTCTCTCGACAAATTCATCGACGGTGAACAGAATCACCCTC ATTTAGGGGGGAATCAGTCGACTAGTTTTATGCTGGTGTTTGCGTCGCTTGCTGGGGCTATTGGTGTTTGTTCGGTGGTGGCTGGGTGGGTGCACCGCCGCGCCTGGCGGAGCGATAGCTTGGCCGCCGCAGCTTCTTCGGCAATCGCCGGCTGGGCCCTAACAGCCCTTGCTTTTGG GCTTGTATGCAAGGAGATCATAATGGGGGGGCACAGAGGAAAAAGATTG CAAACACTGGAAGCATTCATCGCAATATCAACCTTGAGCCAGCTGCTGTATTTGTTGCTCTTGCACGCCGGCATGTTCGACAGCCGGTTTGGACCGTTGTATTGA
- the LOC127810375 gene encoding RHOMBOID-like protein 9, chloroplastic isoform X3: MCKVIEVKHSHEIVLAIVYGHDADFTNHNPRRYAKSKNYLPPASHGETPEAASPHSVREDSRRAGWKKLKRYMNFQKRDSEGGQKSSCNEISDMYLISMLVSINIAVFLFEIASPIRHSDVELFSLPSLYGAKINHLILLGEWWRLVTPMFLHSGILHIAFGCWVLLTFGPRVCRAYGSFTFLLIYILGGISGNLTSYLQTPEPTVGGTGPVFALIGAWLIYQIQNKNVIARDNSEDMFQKAVIATACSFVLGNFGPIDDWTHFGALFTGMIYGFLACPILQMGDRSSESGQDERITLFGQYADPCKSVMIFSICVLVLSSLLFIIEPPLNSLPVGSLL, encoded by the exons ATGTGCAAAGTAATAGAGGTGAAGCATTCACATGAAATCGTTTTGGCAATTGTCTATGGACATGATGCGGACTTCACCAATCATAATCCAAGAAGGT ACGCAAAGTCAAAAAACTACCTGCCACCAGCTTCTCATGGCGAAACTCCTGAAGCAGCATCTCCACATTCTGTCAGGGAGGATTCTAGAAGAGCTGGATGGAAGAAACTGAAGAGATACATGAACTTCCAAAAAAGGGATAGTGAGGGTGGTCAAAAGAGTTCGTGCAATGAAATATCCGATATGTACTTGAT AAGCATGTTGGTTTCTATAAACATTGCAGTTTTCCTGTTTGAAATAGCAAGTCCTATCCGGCACTCTGACGTGGAGCTCTTTTCACTCCCTTCACTGTATGGAGCAAAGATAAATCACTTGATTCTACTTGGAGAATGGTGGAGGCTAGTTACGCCAATGTTTCTG CACTCAGGAATCCTTCACATAGCTTTTGGTTGTTGGGTGCTTCTCACTTTTGGTCCTCGAGTTTGCAGAGCGTATGGATCCTTCACATTTCTATTGATATACATCCTTGGAGGAATTTCTGGTAACTTGACAAGCTATCTTCAAACACCAGAGCCAACTGTAGGTGGGACG GGGCCAGTATTTGCTCTAATTGGAGCTTGGCTAATTTATCAAATTCAGAACAAGAATGTCATTGCGAGGGATAATTCTGAAGACATGTTTCAGAAAGCTGTAATTGCTACTGCCTGCAGCTTCGTTTTGGGCAATTTTGGTCCAATTGATGACTG GACACATTTTGGAGCACTTTTTACTGGTATGATTTATGGCTTTCTCGCATGCCCAATTCTGCAAATGGGTGACAGATCTTCAGAAAGTGGTCAAGATGAAAGAATTACTCTCTTTGGACAGTATGCCGATCCTTGCAAATCAGTTATGATATTCTCCATCTGTGTTCTAGTTTTAAGCTCCTTGCTATTCATCATTGAACCTCCCCTCAACTCACTGCCAGTGGGCAGCCTCTTATAG
- the LOC127810381 gene encoding membrane protein PM19L-like isoform X3 translates to MAIGRRARSLMGPILTANFVGYLILLGLAGWSLDKFIDDLGGNQSTSFMLVFASLAGAIGVCSVVAGWVHRRAWRSDSLAAAASSAIAGWALTALAFGLVCKEIIMGGHRGKRLVISNDTLLFLSLLCLCIQAIAMKNYLDCSKHWKHSSQYQP, encoded by the exons ATGGCGATTGGAAGGAGAGCTAGAAGCCTGATGGGGCCTATCTTAACAGCCAACTTCGTTGGATATCTAATCTTACTTGGACTCGCCGGATGGTCTCTCGACAAATTCATCGACG ATTTAGGGGGGAATCAGTCGACTAGTTTTATGCTGGTGTTTGCGTCGCTTGCTGGGGCTATTGGTGTTTGTTCGGTGGTGGCTGGGTGGGTGCACCGCCGCGCCTGGCGGAGCGATAGCTTGGCCGCCGCAGCTTCTTCGGCAATCGCCGGCTGGGCCCTAACAGCCCTTGCTTTTGG GCTTGTATGCAAGGAGATCATAATGGGGGGGCACAGAGGAAAAAGATTGGTAATTAGCAATGACACATTGCTCTTCCTTTCTCTGTTGTGTCTATGCATTCAAGCAATAGCAATGAAAAATTACCTGGATTGCAGCAAACACTGGAAGCATTCATCGCAATATCAACCTTGA
- the LOC127810375 gene encoding RHOMBOID-like protein 9, chloroplastic isoform X2, translating into MCKVIEVKHSHEIVLAIVYGHDADFTNHNPRRCKYAKSKNYLPPASHGETPEAASPHSVREDSRRAGWKKLKRYMNFQKRDSEGGQKSSCNEISDMYLISMLVSINIAVFLFEIASPIRHSDVELFSLPSLYGAKINHLILLGEWWRLVTPMFLHSGILHIAFGCWVLLTFGPRVCRAYGSFTFLLIYILGGISGNLTSYLQTPEPTVGGTGPVFALIGAWLIYQIQNKNVIARDNSEDMFQKAVIATACSFVLGNFGPIDDWTHFGALFTGMIYGFLACPILQMGDRSSESGQDERITLFGQYADPCKSVMIFSICVLVLSSLLFIIEPPLNSLPVGSLL; encoded by the exons ATGTGCAAAGTAATAGAGGTGAAGCATTCACATGAAATCGTTTTGGCAATTGTCTATGGACATGATGCGGACTTCACCAATCATAATCCAAGAAGGTGTAAGT ACGCAAAGTCAAAAAACTACCTGCCACCAGCTTCTCATGGCGAAACTCCTGAAGCAGCATCTCCACATTCTGTCAGGGAGGATTCTAGAAGAGCTGGATGGAAGAAACTGAAGAGATACATGAACTTCCAAAAAAGGGATAGTGAGGGTGGTCAAAAGAGTTCGTGCAATGAAATATCCGATATGTACTTGAT AAGCATGTTGGTTTCTATAAACATTGCAGTTTTCCTGTTTGAAATAGCAAGTCCTATCCGGCACTCTGACGTGGAGCTCTTTTCACTCCCTTCACTGTATGGAGCAAAGATAAATCACTTGATTCTACTTGGAGAATGGTGGAGGCTAGTTACGCCAATGTTTCTG CACTCAGGAATCCTTCACATAGCTTTTGGTTGTTGGGTGCTTCTCACTTTTGGTCCTCGAGTTTGCAGAGCGTATGGATCCTTCACATTTCTATTGATATACATCCTTGGAGGAATTTCTGGTAACTTGACAAGCTATCTTCAAACACCAGAGCCAACTGTAGGTGGGACG GGGCCAGTATTTGCTCTAATTGGAGCTTGGCTAATTTATCAAATTCAGAACAAGAATGTCATTGCGAGGGATAATTCTGAAGACATGTTTCAGAAAGCTGTAATTGCTACTGCCTGCAGCTTCGTTTTGGGCAATTTTGGTCCAATTGATGACTG GACACATTTTGGAGCACTTTTTACTGGTATGATTTATGGCTTTCTCGCATGCCCAATTCTGCAAATGGGTGACAGATCTTCAGAAAGTGGTCAAGATGAAAGAATTACTCTCTTTGGACAGTATGCCGATCCTTGCAAATCAGTTATGATATTCTCCATCTGTGTTCTAGTTTTAAGCTCCTTGCTATTCATCATTGAACCTCCCCTCAACTCACTGCCAGTGGGCAGCCTCTTATAG
- the LOC127810385 gene encoding uncharacterized protein LOC127810385: MGYVQEARENHVKKKVEEALRSKMKQKALKECDQYTARYAECSAGRTLSVVWQCRKQAKELNDCLHQ, encoded by the exons atggGATACGTACAGGAAGCCAGAGAAAATCACGTCAAGAAGAAAGTTGAAGAAG CTTTACGAAGCAAAATGAAGCAGAAGGCACTAAAGGAATGTGATCAGTACACTGCAAGATACGCTGAATGTTCTGCAGGAAGAACCTTATCTGTTGTTTGGCAATGTCGTAAGCAAGCTAAAGAACTAAATGATTGCCTTCATCAGTAG
- the LOC127810375 gene encoding RHOMBOID-like protein 9, chloroplastic isoform X1 encodes MATVSMCYRMCYKDHSLLNPKELRENVKHSQFGFIAIQENFGCLSLVSSGSCRPVVNNSTGTLSNFSTRKNARVSQGIIFSRGLFTFKTMTKPFVQHNMHMVLGHLRFCSSKALQQQKSPILCHAFKSSLNQKQLESLDAYFGKLKQDANRPSPASFNKKEEIIEQSGSFKAKEVLGSLEGYFGKVDKDAKSKNYLPPASHGETPEAASPHSVREDSRRAGWKKLKRYMNFQKRDSEGGQKSSCNEISDMYLISMLVSINIAVFLFEIASPIRHSDVELFSLPSLYGAKINHLILLGEWWRLVTPMFLHSGILHIAFGCWVLLTFGPRVCRAYGSFTFLLIYILGGISGNLTSYLQTPEPTVGGTGPVFALIGAWLIYQIQNKNVIARDNSEDMFQKAVIATACSFVLGNFGPIDDWTHFGALFTGMIYGFLACPILQMGDRSSESGQDERITLFGQYADPCKSVMIFSICVLVLSSLLFIIEPPLNSLPVGSLL; translated from the exons ATGGCCACAGTTTCAATGTGCTATAGGATGTGCTATAAAGATCACTCTCTTTTAAATCCAAAAGAACTTAGAGAGAATGTCAAGCACTCCCAGTTTGGCTTTATTGCAATCCAGGAGAATTTTGGTTGTCTCTCTTTAGTTTCTAGTGGATCATGCAGACCAGTTGTGAATAATTCAACTGGTACTCTATCAAATTTTAGTACAAGAAAAAATGCAAGAGTTTCTCAAGGAATAATTTTCAGTAGAGGGCTTTTCACTTTCAAAACCATGACTAAACCATTTGTCCAACATAACATGCACATGGTGCTGGGCCATCTACGATTCTGCTCCAGTAAAGctctacaacaacaaaaatcacCCATCCTCTGTCATGCATTTAAGTCTAGTTTGAATCAGAAACAATTAGAGTCACTGGATGCTTATTTTGGAAAACTCAAGCAAGATGCTAATCGACCTTCTCCAGCTTCTTTCAATAAGAAGGAAGAGATTATTGAACAAAGTGGTTCATTCAAAGCCAAAGAGGTGCTAGGATCACTGGAAGGTTATTTTGGCAAGGTTGATAAAG ACGCAAAGTCAAAAAACTACCTGCCACCAGCTTCTCATGGCGAAACTCCTGAAGCAGCATCTCCACATTCTGTCAGGGAGGATTCTAGAAGAGCTGGATGGAAGAAACTGAAGAGATACATGAACTTCCAAAAAAGGGATAGTGAGGGTGGTCAAAAGAGTTCGTGCAATGAAATATCCGATATGTACTTGAT AAGCATGTTGGTTTCTATAAACATTGCAGTTTTCCTGTTTGAAATAGCAAGTCCTATCCGGCACTCTGACGTGGAGCTCTTTTCACTCCCTTCACTGTATGGAGCAAAGATAAATCACTTGATTCTACTTGGAGAATGGTGGAGGCTAGTTACGCCAATGTTTCTG CACTCAGGAATCCTTCACATAGCTTTTGGTTGTTGGGTGCTTCTCACTTTTGGTCCTCGAGTTTGCAGAGCGTATGGATCCTTCACATTTCTATTGATATACATCCTTGGAGGAATTTCTGGTAACTTGACAAGCTATCTTCAAACACCAGAGCCAACTGTAGGTGGGACG GGGCCAGTATTTGCTCTAATTGGAGCTTGGCTAATTTATCAAATTCAGAACAAGAATGTCATTGCGAGGGATAATTCTGAAGACATGTTTCAGAAAGCTGTAATTGCTACTGCCTGCAGCTTCGTTTTGGGCAATTTTGGTCCAATTGATGACTG GACACATTTTGGAGCACTTTTTACTGGTATGATTTATGGCTTTCTCGCATGCCCAATTCTGCAAATGGGTGACAGATCTTCAGAAAGTGGTCAAGATGAAAGAATTACTCTCTTTGGACAGTATGCCGATCCTTGCAAATCAGTTATGATATTCTCCATCTGTGTTCTAGTTTTAAGCTCCTTGCTATTCATCATTGAACCTCCCCTCAACTCACTGCCAGTGGGCAGCCTCTTATAG
- the LOC127810381 gene encoding membrane protein PM19L-like isoform X1 → MAIGRRARSLMGPILTANFVGYLILLGLAGWSLDKFIDGEQNHPHLGGNQSTSFMLVFASLAGAIGVCSVVAGWVHRRAWRSDSLAAAASSAIAGWALTALAFGLVCKEIIMGGHRGKRLVISNDTLLFLSLLCLCIQAIAMKNYLDCSKHWKHSSQYQP, encoded by the exons ATGGCGATTGGAAGGAGAGCTAGAAGCCTGATGGGGCCTATCTTAACAGCCAACTTCGTTGGATATCTAATCTTACTTGGACTCGCCGGATGGTCTCTCGACAAATTCATCGACGGTGAACAGAATCACCCTC ATTTAGGGGGGAATCAGTCGACTAGTTTTATGCTGGTGTTTGCGTCGCTTGCTGGGGCTATTGGTGTTTGTTCGGTGGTGGCTGGGTGGGTGCACCGCCGCGCCTGGCGGAGCGATAGCTTGGCCGCCGCAGCTTCTTCGGCAATCGCCGGCTGGGCCCTAACAGCCCTTGCTTTTGG GCTTGTATGCAAGGAGATCATAATGGGGGGGCACAGAGGAAAAAGATTGGTAATTAGCAATGACACATTGCTCTTCCTTTCTCTGTTGTGTCTATGCATTCAAGCAATAGCAATGAAAAATTACCTGGATTGCAGCAAACACTGGAAGCATTCATCGCAATATCAACCTTGA
- the LOC127810374 gene encoding RHOMBOID-like protein 9, chloroplastic — protein MATVSMCYRMCYKDHSLLNPKELRENVKHSQFGFIAIQENFGCLSLVSSGSCRPVVNNSTGTLSNFSTRKNARVSQGIIFSRGLFTFKTMTKPFVQHNMHMVLGHLRFCSSKALQQQKSPILCHAFKSSLNQKQLESLDAYFGKLKQDANRPSPASFNKKEEIIEQSGSFKAKEVLGSLEGYFGKVDKDAKSKNYLPPASHGETPEAASPHSVREDSRRAGWKKLKRYMNFQKRDSEGGQKSSCNEISDMYLISMLVSINIAVFLFEIASPIRHSDVELFSLPSLYGAKINHLILLGEWWRLVTPMFLHSGILHIAFGCWVLLTFGPRVCRAYGSFTFLLIYILGGISGNLTSYLQTPEPTVGGTGPVFALIGAWLIYQIQNKNVIARDNSEDMFQKAVIATACSFVLGNFGPIDDWTHFGALFTGMIYGFLACPILQMGDRSSESGQDERITLFGQYADPCKSVMIFSICVLVLSSLLFIIEPPLNSLPVGSLL, from the exons ATGGCCACAGTTTCAATGTGCTATAGGATGTGCTATAAAGATCACTCTCTTTTAAATCCAAAAGAACTTAGAGAGAATGTCAAGCACTCCCAGTTTGGCTTTATTGCAATCCAGGAGAATTTTGGTTGTCTCTCTTTAGTTTCTAGTGGATCATGCAGACCAGTTGTGAATAATTCAACTGGTACTCTATCAAATTTTAGTACAAGAAAAAATGCAAGAGTTTCTCAAGGAATAATTTTCAGTAGAGGGCTTTTCACTTTCAAAACCATGACTAAACCATTTGTCCAACATAACATGCACATGGTGCTGGGCCATCTACGATTCTGCTCCAGTAAAGctctacaacaacaaaaatcacCCATCCTCTGTCATGCATTTAAGTCTAGTTTGAATCAGAAACAATTAGAGTCACTGGATGCTTATTTTGGAAAACTCAAGCAAGATGCTAATCGACCTTCTCCAGCTTCTTTCAATAAGAAGGAAGAGATTATTGAACAAAGTGGTTCATTCAAAGCCAAAGAGGTGCTAGGATCACTGGAAGGTTATTTTGGCAAGGTTGATAAAG ACGCAAAGTCAAAAAACTACCTGCCACCAGCTTCTCATGGCGAAACTCCTGAAGCAGCATCTCCACATTCTGTCAGGGAGGATTCTAGAAGAGCTGGATGGAAGAAACTGAAGAGATACATGAACTTCCAAAAAAGGGATAGTGAGGGTGGTCAAAAGAGTTCGTGCAATGAAATATCCGATATGTACTTGAT AAGCATGTTGGTTTCTATAAACATTGCAGTTTTCCTGTTTGAAATAGCAAGTCCTATCCGGCACTCTGACGTGGAGCTCTTTTCACTCCCTTCACTGTATGGAGCAAAGATAAATCACTTGATTCTACTTGGAGAATGGTGGAGGCTAGTTACGCCAATGTTTCTG CACTCAGGAATCCTTCACATAGCTTTTGGTTGTTGGGTGCTTCTCACTTTTGGTCCTCGAGTTTGCAGAGCGTATGGATCCTTCACATTTCTATTGATATACATCCTTGGAGGAATTTCTGGTAACTTGACAAGCTATCTTCAAACACCAGAGCCAACTGTAGGTGGGACG GGACCAGTATTTGCTCTAATTGGAGCTTGGCTAATTTATCAAATTCAGAACAAGAATGTCATTGCGAGGGATAATTCTGAAGACATGTTTCAGAAAGCTGTAATTGCTACTGCCTGCAGCTTCGTTTTGGGCAATTTTGGTCCAATTGATGACTG GACACATTTTGGAGCACTTTTTACTGGTATGATTTATGGCTTTCTCGCATGCCCAATTCTGCAAATGGGTGACAGATCTTCAGAAAGTGGTCAAGATGAAAGAATTACTCTCTTTGGACAGTATGCCGATCCTTGCAAATCAGTTATGATATTCTCCATCTGTGTTCTAGTTTTAAGCTCCTTGCTATTCATCATTGAACCTCCCCTCAACTCACTGCCAGTGGGCAGCCTCTTATAG
- the LOC127810008 gene encoding uncharacterized protein LOC127810008, whose amino-acid sequence MGEKASAISISASTGVAEEQDRRPRPRPRPRREQEGRNSSLRVGKTCHQCRQKITNIFGSCKNHKKDRPCTMKFCRKCLFNRYGEKAEEMVALEDWSCPKCRGICNCSVCMKKRGHQPTGILVHTAKAEGFSSVSELLHVKGPESFGRANIVKAVDGNQEDDEILLKESNPKAKRQRISKEGLIEIQDGNRGTRSSLKETKCIGEDISLPEGTELITVAGIDLPPRDVGYGLQFLEFCAAFQEILVLKEGEPVYLLQELIHGGRGCQGKYSPVVQFHIKLLSLILEDLSGDSSKITSKHGKDSWLHVLRNCIFRSHFAWEKLKLEGFGWEAEDYSSLDSSKRLRILAFLCDEILCTKKIRNWIDDQNSNFFEKIKAAKERVRAAKHKEEELKQKMQDEVCKAIISHNGAPLSVAENEASVSRFKIEAAQAHAELLELKDMVPNEDERSDSLRTEPILLGIAGHKYWKLKGSSDNPTILLQDVRTKDSDESGDKWFTFDVEQEKEIQKSISSLRKRRSGKNS is encoded by the exons ATGGGCGAGAAGGCAAGTGCCATTTCTATCAGTGCTAGTACTGGAGTTGCTGAAG AGCAGGACCGGCGACCGCGACCGCGACCTCGACCGCGACGAGAACAAGAAGGAAGAAATTCTTCTCTGCGCGTGGGGAAGACTTGTCATCAG TGTCGTCAGaaaatcacaaatatttttggatCATGCAAGAATCACAAGAAGGACCGGCCATGTACTATGAAATTTTGTCGTAAATGCCTCTTTAACAG ATATGGAGAAAAGGCAGAAGAAATGGTAGCGTTGGAGGACTGGAGTTGTCCGAAGTGCAGAGGCATCTGCAATTGCAGCGTCTGCAT GAAGAAACGTGGCCACCAGCCCACTGGTATACTGGTGCACACAGCAAAAGCAGAAGGTTTTTCCTCTGTTTCAGAGCTGCTCCATGTTAAAGGTCCTGAAAGTTTTGGTAGGGCCAATATTGTGAAAGCTGTGGATGGTAaccaagaagatgatgaaatttTGCTGAAGGAGAGTAATCCCAAAGCCAAAAGGCAAAGAATTTCTAAGGAAGGGTTAATAGAGATCCAAGATGGCAACCGGGGAACTAGGAGTTCATTGAAAGAGACTAAATGCATTGGTGAAGACATCTCATTGCCCGAGGGCACTGAGTTGATAACTGTAGCTGGCATTGACCTACCGCCAAGGGATGTAGGCTATGGCTTGCAATTCTTGGAATTCTGTGCTGCTTTTCAGGAG ATTCTTGTTTTGAAGGAAGGGGAACCTGTATATTTGCTTCAAGAGCTAATACATGGGGGACGTGGGTGCCAAGGAAAATATTCTCCAGTTGTCCAGTTTCACATCAAGTTACTGTCGCTGATACTAGAGGACCTGAGTGGCGA CTCTTCAAAGATAACTTCAAAACATGGCAAGGATTCTTGGCTGCATGTTTTACGGAATTGTATCTTCAGATCCCATTTTGCATGGGAAAAACTGAAGCTAGAAGGGTTTGGCTGGGAAGCTGAGGATTATAGTAGTTTAGACTCCTCAAAAAGGCTTAGGATCTTGGCTTTTCTATGCGATGAAATTCTTTGCACCAA AAAAATTAGGAACTGGATAGAtgatcaaaattcaaatttttttgaaaagattAAAGCAGCAAAAGAAAGAGTTCGTGCTGCAAAACATAAG GAGGAAGAATTGAAGCAAAAGATGCAGGACGAGGTGTGCAAAGCTATCATTTCACATAATGGTGCTCCTCTTTCAGTTGCTGAGAATGAAGCTTCTGTTTCACGCTTTAAAATTGAAGCAGCTCAAGCTCATGCTGAATTGCTGGAGTTGAAAGATATGGTACCTAATG AGGACGAAAGATCTGATTCTCTTAGGACAGAACCAATCCTTTTGGGCATTGCGGGGCACAAATATTGGAAATTAAAAGGAAGTTCTGACAATCCTACTATTCTCCTCCAAG ATGTGAGAACCAAGGACTCGGATGAGTCTGGTGACAAGTGGTTCACCTTTGACGTCGAGCAGGAAAAAGAGATTCAAAAATCCATTTCTTCTTTAAG GAAAAGAAGGTCTGGAAAGAATTCCTGA